A window of Aliarcobacter trophiarum LMG 25534 contains these coding sequences:
- a CDS encoding malic enzyme-like NAD(P)-binding protein has protein sequence MSNPTIKEEALEYHKFPKAGKIEIRTTKSFKNKKDLSLAYTPGVAYACEEIKNNPQDAFLYTAKRNLVAVISNGTAVLGLGNIGALASKPVMEGKAVLFKEFAKVDAFDIEVNENDIDRFCEIVKAISPTFGGVNLEDIKAPECFAIEERLAEELDIPVMHDDQHGTAIITTAALINASEILNIKFEDMKIVIIGAGAAAIASANMYKELGVTNIVMFDSKGVLNKKRDDLNRYKKAFISDFQDMNEAFKDANMVLGLSKPNSFTKEHLALMSEEPIVFTLANPTPELFPEDVKSVRPNAIIATGRSDFNNQVNNVLGFPFIFRGALDVQALKINMSMKLAAANAIATLAKEPITDEIREIFGELEFGKEYIIPTPFDKRLMVEVSSAVAKSAFESGLTRVKNYNHEEYKESLRRSINI, from the coding sequence ATGAGTAATCCAACAATAAAAGAAGAGGCTTTGGAGTATCACAAATTTCCAAAAGCTGGAAAAATAGAGATAAGAACTACTAAAAGCTTTAAAAATAAAAAAGATTTAAGTTTAGCATATACTCCAGGAGTTGCATATGCCTGTGAAGAGATAAAAAACAATCCACAAGATGCATTTTTATATACAGCAAAGAGAAATCTTGTAGCAGTTATATCAAATGGAACTGCTGTTTTAGGACTTGGAAATATTGGAGCATTAGCTTCTAAACCTGTTATGGAAGGGAAAGCGGTACTTTTTAAAGAGTTTGCAAAAGTAGATGCTTTTGATATTGAAGTTAATGAGAATGATATTGATAGGTTTTGTGAAATTGTAAAAGCAATAAGTCCTACTTTTGGTGGAGTAAATCTTGAAGATATAAAGGCTCCTGAGTGTTTTGCTATTGAAGAGAGGCTTGCTGAAGAGCTTGATATTCCTGTTATGCATGATGACCAACATGGAACAGCAATTATTACAACAGCTGCACTTATAAATGCAAGTGAGATTTTAAATATAAAATTTGAAGATATGAAAATTGTAATAATTGGAGCTGGAGCTGCTGCAATTGCAAGTGCAAATATGTATAAAGAGTTAGGAGTTACAAATATTGTAATGTTTGATTCAAAAGGAGTTTTAAATAAAAAAAGAGATGATTTAAATAGATATAAAAAGGCTTTTATAAGTGATTTTCAAGATATGAATGAAGCATTTAAAGATGCAAATATGGTTTTAGGACTTTCAAAACCAAATAGCTTTACAAAAGAGCATTTAGCTTTAATGAGTGAAGAACCAATTGTATTTACTTTAGCAAATCCTACTCCTGAACTATTTCCAGAAGATGTAAAAAGTGTAAGACCAAATGCAATAATTGCTACTGGAAGGTCAGATTTTAATAATCAAGTAAATAATGTTTTAGGTTTCCCTTTTATCTTTAGAGGAGCTTTGGATGTTCAAGCTTTAAAAATAAATATGAGTATGAAACTAGCTGCTGCAAATGCAATTGCTACTTTGGCAAAAGAGCCAATTACAGATGAAATTAGAGAGATTTTTGGAGAATTAGAGTTTGGAAAAGAGTATATAATTCCAACTCCTTTTGATAAAAGATTGATGGTTGAAGTTTCAAGTGCTGTTGCAAAAAGTGCTTTTGAAAGTGGATTAACGAGAGTTAAAAACTACAATCATGAAGAGTACAAAGAGAGCTTAAGAAGAAGCATTAATATATAA
- a CDS encoding class I SAM-dependent DNA methyltransferase: protein MSRFDERAKDWDKKQLSLDKTEACLENMRKNLNLDSFKNILDYGCGTGLIAFNLINNRNEVLGLDSSSGMIEEFNKKAKDRNLENIKAFKHDIINDEIKENSFDLIVISMSLHHIENLDIFFKKSYEALKIGGILCINDLETEDGTFHKKHNNAGVYHFGFSKEELINKTKPLGFSNFLYERVFIYERDYGSFPLFNFYATKV, encoded by the coding sequence TTGAGTAGATTTGATGAGAGAGCGAAGGATTGGGATAAAAAACAGCTAAGTCTTGATAAAACTGAAGCTTGTTTAGAAAACATGAGAAAAAACTTAAATCTTGATAGCTTTAAAAATATTTTAGATTATGGTTGTGGAACTGGTCTTATCGCCTTTAATCTTATAAATAATAGAAATGAAGTTTTAGGACTTGATAGCTCTAGTGGGATGATAGAAGAGTTCAATAAAAAAGCAAAAGATAGAAACTTAGAGAATATCAAAGCCTTTAAACATGATATTATAAATGATGAGATTAAGGAAAATAGCTTTGATTTAATAGTAATTTCAATGTCACTTCACCATATAGAAAATCTTGATATTTTCTTTAAGAAAAGTTATGAAGCCTTAAAAATTGGTGGAATTTTATGTATCAATGATTTAGAGACAGAAGATGGAACTTTTCACAAAAAACATAATAATGCTGGAGTTTATCACTTTGGTTTTAGCAAAGAGGAGCTAATAAATAAGACAAAACCTTTAGGATTTAGTAACTTTTTATATGAGAGAGTTTTTATTTACGAAAGAGATTATGGGAGCTTTCCTCTTTTTAATTTCTATGCTACAAAGGTTTGA
- the pgeF gene encoding peptidoglycan editing factor PgeF, whose protein sequence is MGIKYFFSNSFDGNLAFHVEDDKNIVIKNRRDLAKKHNYKDEDLVYMNQIHTDNIVVVDENSPKLIDNCDAIITKSKNIPLMVMVADCIPILMYDENKGVVAAIHAGRNSTFKEIAKKTAQIFIDKFYSNPKEIKVILGPSIQKCCYEVSLDMAKIVENSFGKKFVENRNIDLQSINKKQLNDLSILDIEISNICTKCGNMPYFSYRKDVKTGRFAGVVQVD, encoded by the coding sequence ATGGGTATAAAATATTTTTTTAGCAATAGTTTTGATGGAAACTTAGCATTTCATGTAGAAGATGATAAAAATATAGTTATAAAAAATAGAAGAGATTTAGCAAAAAAACATAACTATAAAGATGAAGATTTGGTATATATGAATCAAATTCATACAGATAATATTGTAGTTGTGGATGAAAATAGTCCAAAATTAATAGATAATTGTGATGCAATTATTACAAAAAGTAAAAATATTCCACTTATGGTGATGGTTGCTGATTGTATTCCAATTTTAATGTATGATGAGAACAAAGGAGTGGTTGCAGCTATTCATGCTGGAAGAAATTCAACTTTTAAAGAGATAGCAAAAAAAACTGCACAAATATTTATAGATAAATTTTATAGTAATCCAAAAGAGATAAAGGTAATTTTAGGGCCTTCTATTCAAAAATGTTGCTATGAAGTTAGCCTTGATATGGCAAAAATAGTTGAAAACTCATTTGGAAAAAAGTTTGTAGAGAATAGAAATATAGATTTACAAAGTATAAACAAAAAACAGTTAAATGATTTATCAATTTTAGATATAGAAATTTCAAATATTTGTACAAAATGTGGAAATATGCCATATTTTTCATATAGAAAAGATGTAAAAACAGGAAGATTCGCAGGAGTTGTACAAGTTGATTAA
- a CDS encoding CsgG/HfaB family protein: MKTTTLFILFVAFFISGCSTKVLINSTKPAIIDRAANTKKVAVLKFENDSVGLSSKIESALYSVKVDDKSYFTVISKNSREVILNEQKFQYSGLSDRKNSVEIGELLGAEALISGKIDSSNMQKDNYYETRYRCVDKKCIYTKEYRVYCTNAKYSLIANISMIDVQKGDVIYTNNYIKNRSYKKCSDEGGGLPQSNVVYDLFAKSIVDEFLPYIAPTKQSYYLELFDDPDISYTKEQEIFLENGLEYLKLGELDRSMEIFSKLLNSTNDKCYVASYNLGVIKESLGEYENAKELYTLSDRLTLKPNKTVIEAISRIKQRIDEKDRLNSQMEGEK, encoded by the coding sequence ATGAAAACAACTACACTTTTTATTTTGTTTGTCGCTTTTTTTATATCTGGTTGTAGTACAAAAGTACTTATAAATAGTACTAAACCAGCTATTATTGATAGAGCAGCAAATACAAAAAAAGTTGCAGTTTTAAAGTTTGAAAATGATAGTGTAGGTTTATCTTCAAAAATAGAGTCAGCTTTATATAGTGTAAAAGTTGATGATAAATCATATTTTACAGTTATTAGCAAAAATAGTAGAGAGGTTATACTAAATGAGCAAAAATTCCAATATTCAGGCTTATCAGATAGAAAAAATAGTGTAGAAATAGGTGAACTTTTAGGAGCTGAAGCACTAATTAGTGGAAAAATAGATAGCTCAAATATGCAAAAAGATAACTATTATGAGACAAGATATAGATGTGTTGATAAAAAGTGTATATATACAAAAGAGTATAGGGTATATTGTACAAATGCGAAGTATTCACTAATAGCGAATATTTCAATGATAGATGTCCAAAAAGGTGATGTAATCTATACAAATAACTATATCAAAAATAGAAGTTATAAAAAGTGCTCAGATGAGGGCGGAGGTTTACCTCAATCAAATGTTGTTTATGACCTCTTTGCAAAGAGTATTGTAGATGAGTTTTTACCATATATTGCTCCTACAAAGCAAAGTTATTATCTAGAGCTTTTTGATGACCCTGATATATCTTATACAAAAGAGCAAGAGATATTTTTAGAGAATGGCTTGGAGTATTTAAAGCTTGGGGAATTAGATAGAAGTATGGAGATTTTTAGTAAACTTTTAAATTCAACAAATGATAAATGCTATGTTGCCTCTTATAATTTAGGAGTTATAAAAGAGAGTTTAGGAGAGTATGAAAATGCAAAAGAGCTCTATACTTTGTCAGATAGATTAACACTAAAACCAAATAAAACAGTAATTGAAGCAATTAGTAGGATAAAACAGAGAATTGATGAGAAAGATAGGCTAAATTCTCAAATGGAAGGTGAAAAATGA
- a CDS encoding LPP20 family lipoprotein, translating to MRYLVPLFISIFFLGCFGASKDAVIQNNSLKYPTWYLNPPLNDENLLYGVGVSNTKQEAILNALDDLSSRLMLTLESNQEITSKSFRDYREYISKTTTLNIKTKSEKLTFKEYNIDDFYSSQKEIYYLISIKKSDLISSLDKEISTLYNEYEVIKRSSDDILSKNIKQKKLLEKFYINLNKAELLESLQNKKRSENSYIKIVQKIEEEIKNSISKISFSIKTDNNSEIFKEFFKENLNKKSYKVIEKRDNVNSYELELNSNQSKAVPSGFFIIENILNIKIKDEKNRQISSKTIELKGASSNSFEDAKINLIQKLKRYEEQNTILPFD from the coding sequence ATGAGATATTTAGTTCCTCTTTTTATCTCAATATTTTTTTTAGGTTGTTTTGGAGCTTCAAAAGATGCAGTTATACAAAACAACTCTTTGAAATATCCAACTTGGTATTTAAATCCACCTTTAAATGATGAAAATCTACTCTATGGAGTAGGAGTTTCAAATACAAAACAAGAAGCTATTTTAAATGCTTTAGATGATCTCTCTTCAAGATTAATGTTAACATTAGAGTCAAATCAAGAGATAACTTCAAAATCTTTTAGGGATTATAGAGAGTATATTAGTAAAACTACAACTCTTAATATAAAAACAAAGAGTGAAAAATTAACATTTAAAGAATATAATATAGATGATTTTTATAGTTCTCAAAAAGAGATATACTATTTAATTAGCATAAAAAAGAGTGATTTAATAAGTAGTTTAGATAAGGAAATATCAACTCTTTATAATGAATATGAAGTTATAAAAAGAAGCTCTGATGATATTTTGAGTAAAAATATAAAACAAAAAAAGCTTTTAGAGAAATTTTATATAAACCTAAATAAAGCAGAGCTTTTGGAGAGTTTACAGAATAAAAAGAGAAGTGAAAATAGTTATATAAAAATAGTTCAAAAAATAGAAGAAGAGATAAAAAATAGTATTTCAAAGATTAGTTTTTCCATAAAAACTGATAATAATTCAGAAATTTTCAAAGAGTTTTTTAAAGAGAATTTAAACAAAAAATCATATAAAGTTATAGAGAAAAGAGATAATGTAAATAGTTATGAATTAGAGTTAAATTCAAATCAAAGTAAGGCTGTGCCATCAGGTTTTTTTATTATTGAAAATATATTAAATATTAAAATCAAAGATGAAAAAAACAGGCAAATATCAAGCAAAACTATTGAATTAAAAGGTGCATCATCAAATAGTTTTGAAGATGCAAAGATAAATTTAATTCAAAAATTAAAGAGATATGAAGAGCAAAATACTATTTTGCCATTTGATTAG
- the purU gene encoding formyltetrahydrofolate deformylase, translating into MQEYILKISTKDAKGLIYNISKVLFANNLNIEQNAEYVDPETKEFFMRTIISGKVMQTILLKELKEVLPLGSNITLNQNKRKDVVLLATKESHVLGDLLIRYSSNELNANIKAVIANHEDLRSLVEKFDIPFFCISATNLTKEEHEKLVSQKIDEFNPELIVLAKYMRILSSSFVEKYCGKVLNIHHSFLPAFIGANPYKQAFERGVKIIGATAHYVTNDLDEGPIIYQDVVRVDHSYSWEEMRNAGRNVEKVVLSNAFELLLNDKVFIHRNKTVIL; encoded by the coding sequence ATGCAAGAGTATATATTAAAAATCTCTACAAAAGATGCAAAAGGGCTTATTTATAATATCTCAAAAGTCCTTTTTGCAAATAACTTAAATATTGAACAAAATGCCGAATATGTGGATCCAGAGACAAAAGAGTTTTTTATGAGAACTATAATTAGTGGAAAAGTTATGCAAACAATTTTACTAAAAGAGTTAAAAGAGGTTTTACCACTTGGATCAAATATAACATTAAACCAAAATAAAAGAAAAGATGTAGTTTTGTTGGCTACAAAAGAGAGCCATGTTTTAGGTGATTTGCTTATAAGATATAGTTCAAATGAGCTAAATGCAAATATTAAAGCAGTTATAGCAAATCATGAAGATTTAAGAAGTTTGGTTGAAAAATTTGATATTCCATTTTTTTGTATAAGTGCTACAAACTTAACTAAAGAAGAGCATGAAAAATTGGTTTCACAGAAAATAGATGAGTTTAATCCAGAGCTTATAGTTTTAGCAAAATATATGAGAATATTATCTTCAAGCTTTGTAGAGAAATATTGTGGAAAAGTTTTAAATATTCATCACTCTTTTTTACCAGCATTTATTGGAGCAAATCCATATAAACAAGCCTTTGAAAGAGGAGTTAAAATTATTGGAGCAACTGCACATTATGTAACAAATGATTTAGATGAGGGACCAATTATCTATCAAGATGTTGTAAGAGTTGATCACTCATATAGCTGGGAAGAGATGAGAAATGCTGGAAGAAATGTAGAAAAAGTGGTTCTTTCAAATGCTTTTGAGCTTCTTTTAAATGATAAAGTATTTATACATAGAAATAAAACGGTGATTTTATAG
- a CDS encoding bifunctional 3,4-dihydroxy-2-butanone 4-phosphate synthase/GTP cyclohydrolase II, with protein sequence MSAIRRVKEAIEEIKKGNMVIMLDDEDRENEGDLVYSAALSTPELVNFMVTHAKGLVCVSVPNETAKRLELFPMVSNNTSSYETAFTVSVDDVNAATGISAIERDNTIKILANPIAKAVELVRPGHIFPLIAKDGGVLVRTGHTEGSVDLCKLAGLKGEAVICEILKEDGTMARRDDLDIFAEKHNLKQIYISDLVEYRLSNETLVSEVSSENSIFFGKEVIKKEFKDHLENIHTVMLFGKEEDINHVKFHTIRPDIKLFLNDHKLSSMLKTINFLQAKGGVLIFLNNSNKNQELEKNYGIGAQILNSLKIKKIKLMTSGGKHSFVGLQGFGLEILEEIQIED encoded by the coding sequence ATGAGTGCAATAAGAAGAGTAAAAGAGGCAATAGAAGAGATAAAAAAAGGTAATATGGTAATAATGTTGGATGATGAAGATAGAGAAAATGAAGGTGATTTAGTCTATTCAGCAGCTTTAAGTACTCCAGAACTTGTAAACTTTATGGTAACACATGCAAAAGGTTTAGTTTGTGTTAGTGTACCAAATGAAACTGCAAAAAGATTAGAACTTTTTCCAATGGTTTCAAATAATACTTCATCGTATGAAACAGCTTTTACAGTTTCAGTTGATGATGTAAATGCAGCAACTGGAATTAGTGCAATAGAAAGAGATAATACTATAAAAATTTTAGCAAATCCAATAGCAAAAGCAGTTGAGTTAGTACGTCCAGGACATATTTTTCCATTAATAGCAAAAGATGGAGGAGTTCTTGTAAGAACTGGTCATACAGAAGGTAGTGTTGATTTATGTAAACTTGCTGGTTTAAAAGGTGAAGCAGTTATTTGTGAAATCTTAAAAGAAGATGGGACAATGGCAAGACGGGATGATTTGGATATTTTTGCAGAGAAACACAATTTAAAGCAAATTTATATATCTGATCTAGTTGAGTACAGATTGTCAAATGAGACACTTGTAAGTGAAGTATCAAGTGAAAACTCTATCTTTTTTGGGAAAGAGGTTATAAAAAAAGAGTTTAAAGACCATTTAGAAAATATTCATACAGTAATGCTTTTTGGGAAAGAAGAAGATATAAATCATGTAAAATTTCATACTATAAGACCAGATATAAAACTATTTTTAAATGATCATAAACTAAGCTCTATGTTAAAAACTATCAACTTTTTACAAGCCAAAGGTGGAGTTTTAATATTTTTAAATAACTCAAACAAAAATCAGGAGCTAGAGAAAAATTACGGAATAGGGGCTCAAATACTAAACTCTTTGAAAATTAAAAAAATAAAACTAATGACTAGCGGTGGAAAACACTCATTTGTAGGACTTCAAGGTTTTGGTTTAGAGATTTTAGAAGAGATACAAATTGAAGATTAA
- a CDS encoding LPP20 family lipoprotein, with the protein MSILKKTSTIFLISLASIFFVSCSSKNENINEIAVTECTIAGAKAPLWACGNYSEESRFVAVGSAPMSKLGHDFTRREALANARTNLVNDIELEVKNKVESYMNSTGLKESESIERVVTMVSRQTSSKVLKESKQISFWENPKDNFLYILVAIPKVNIEKAINSEVEKALNSLDKI; encoded by the coding sequence ATGTCTATTTTAAAAAAAACATCAACTATCTTTTTGATCTCTTTAGCTTCAATTTTTTTTGTATCTTGTAGCTCTAAAAATGAAAATATAAATGAAATAGCAGTTACAGAGTGTACAATTGCTGGAGCAAAAGCTCCTCTTTGGGCTTGTGGAAACTATAGTGAAGAGAGTAGATTTGTAGCAGTTGGGTCTGCACCTATGTCAAAACTGGGACATGATTTTACTAGAAGGGAAGCTTTAGCAAATGCTAGAACAAATTTAGTAAATGATATAGAACTTGAGGTTAAAAACAAAGTAGAAAGTTATATGAACTCAACAGGATTAAAAGAGAGTGAGAGCATAGAAAGAGTTGTAACTATGGTTTCAAGACAGACATCATCTAAGGTTTTAAAAGAGTCTAAACAGATAAGTTTTTGGGAAAATCCAAAGGATAATTTTTTATATATTCTTGTAGCAATTCCTAAAGTAAATATAGAAAAAGCAATAAATAGTGAAGTTGAAAAAGCTCTTAATTCGCTAGATAAAATATAG
- a CDS encoding NUDIX domain-containing protein: MNNIIEDLEISPLKETNYIKPIKVNFTLNGYKKSWEAVRSHDSVSVLLYHKEKDAFLLVKQFRVPVYLNDNSIKYTYELCAGLVDKEMTLEEIVCEEIDEECGYKVSKKDIKKITSFFTNVGISGARQYLYFATICENQKIHSGGGINDEQIELFFLSKNRIDDFIFDESKAKTPGLIFSLYWFLQNEKDLELK; the protein is encoded by the coding sequence ATGAATAATATTATTGAAGATTTAGAAATATCTCCACTAAAAGAGACAAATTATATAAAACCTATAAAAGTAAACTTTACTTTAAATGGATATAAGAAGAGTTGGGAAGCTGTAAGAAGCCACGATAGTGTATCTGTTTTGTTGTATCACAAAGAAAAAGATGCTTTTTTACTTGTAAAACAGTTTAGAGTTCCTGTTTATTTAAATGATAATAGTATTAAATATACCTATGAACTTTGTGCTGGTTTGGTTGATAAAGAGATGACTCTTGAAGAGATAGTTTGCGAAGAGATAGATGAAGAGTGTGGTTATAAAGTTTCAAAAAAAGATATAAAAAAAATCACCTCTTTTTTTACAAATGTTGGAATAAGTGGAGCTAGACAATATCTCTATTTTGCAACAATTTGTGAAAATCAGAAAATCCATAGTGGTGGTGGAATAAATGATGAGCAAATTGAACTCTTTTTTCTATCAAAAAATAGAATAGATGATTTTATTTTTGATGAGAGTAAGGCAAAAACACCAGGACTAATCTTTAGTCTATATTGGTTTTTACAAAATGAAAAAGATTTGGAATTAAAATGA
- a CDS encoding shikimate dehydrogenase, translating to MKKFAIFGNPVVHSKSPQMQNAGFKHINFDGAYEKFLLEDGDKIKKEFLKNSFCGANITVPHKEFAFKNADIVKGIAQKIEAVNTYILEDEKVVAYNTDAPGFLKAIESFGKIDKVLVLGAGGTAKAIALALKEQNIDVTILNRSENRLEFFREFGIKASTFNNFKIEKFDLVVNSTSAGLKDEELPAPKETLENILKYSSFAFDCIYGKKTPFLTLAKSLENKIKDGEDMLLYQGVLAFELFTSTKADNSLVEAMREGLKEK from the coding sequence ATGAAAAAATTTGCAATATTTGGAAACCCAGTAGTTCACTCAAAATCTCCTCAAATGCAAAATGCTGGATTTAAACATATAAATTTTGATGGAGCATATGAGAAATTCTTATTAGAAGATGGAGATAAAATAAAAAAAGAATTCCTTAAAAATAGTTTTTGTGGAGCAAATATTACAGTCCCACACAAAGAGTTTGCATTTAAAAATGCAGATATTGTAAAAGGAATTGCACAAAAAATAGAAGCAGTTAATACATATATTTTAGAAGATGAAAAAGTTGTTGCATATAATACAGATGCTCCTGGATTTTTAAAAGCTATAGAAAGTTTTGGGAAAATAGATAAAGTATTAGTTCTAGGAGCTGGTGGAACAGCAAAAGCAATAGCCTTAGCTTTAAAAGAGCAAAATATTGATGTGACTATTTTAAATAGAAGTGAAAATAGATTGGAATTTTTTAGAGAGTTTGGGATAAAAGCATCTACTTTTAACAATTTCAAAATAGAAAAATTTGACTTAGTTGTAAACTCTACAAGTGCTGGATTAAAAGATGAAGAACTTCCTGCTCCAAAAGAGACATTAGAAAATATTTTAAAATATAGCTCTTTTGCATTTGATTGTATTTATGGAAAAAAGACACCATTTTTAACTTTAGCAAAAAGTTTAGAAAATAAGATAAAAGATGGAGAGGATATGCTTTTATATCAAGGGGTACTTGCCTTTGAACTTTTCACTTCAACGAAAGCCGATAATAGCTTAGTTGAAGCTATGAGAGAAGGATTGAAAGAGAAATAG
- the brnQ gene encoding branched-chain amino acid transport system II carrier protein has protein sequence MKQSSIIKDSLILGFAIFSMYFGAGNVIFPPYLGLTSSSDWQISFFAYFLADIGFATVAMFALLKMGGNVEDLMGKIGRKNGMILMSIIILCIGPLIALPRTGAVAYEMLLVPYMGKSITSSIVASIFYFGLIMIFTFRPTSMLEILGKVLSPLLFIALSILIIKGIFTPIGEIKENLDNNNLFFDGLLLGYQTLDVLAALAFGIIIVKILRQKGYKDDKTTFKIVAMASLIAAFVIMLVYYGLTYLGATATTIFETDIEKVTLLNKIIYLLFGSSGAIILSFVVFLACFTTGAALVSVTAEYFSKISMGRFSYKKIVVITSLFAIVVTNFGLETIINFAAPILFLVYPAAIVIILLAFFDKYIKNQNIYKFASFGTILYSVLELLSNSYFKLQFIDNIPFSKEGLGWILPAIIFAFIGFLIRDKKGCSKE, from the coding sequence ATGAAGCAAAGCTCTATAATAAAAGATAGTTTAATTTTAGGATTTGCGATATTTTCTATGTATTTTGGTGCTGGAAATGTAATTTTTCCACCATATTTAGGACTTACTAGTTCAAGTGATTGGCAAATCTCATTTTTTGCATATTTTTTAGCTGATATTGGTTTTGCTACAGTTGCCATGTTTGCACTTCTTAAAATGGGTGGAAATGTTGAAGACTTAATGGGAAAAATAGGAAGAAAAAATGGAATGATATTAATGTCCATTATAATACTTTGTATTGGACCATTAATAGCCCTTCCTAGAACAGGAGCAGTTGCTTATGAGATGTTACTTGTACCTTATATGGGAAAAAGTATAACAAGCTCTATAGTTGCTTCTATTTTCTATTTTGGTTTAATAATGATTTTTACATTTAGACCAACTTCAATGCTTGAAATTTTAGGGAAAGTTTTATCTCCACTTCTATTTATTGCTTTATCTATTTTAATTATAAAAGGGATTTTTACTCCAATAGGAGAGATAAAAGAGAATTTAGATAATAACAATCTATTTTTTGATGGACTTTTATTGGGTTATCAAACTTTGGATGTTTTAGCAGCTCTTGCTTTTGGAATTATTATTGTAAAAATTTTAAGACAAAAAGGATATAAAGATGATAAGACTACATTTAAAATTGTAGCAATGGCATCTTTGATTGCAGCTTTTGTAATAATGTTAGTATATTATGGACTTACATATTTAGGAGCAACAGCTACTACTATTTTTGAAACAGATATAGAAAAAGTTACTCTTTTAAATAAGATTATCTATCTTCTTTTTGGAAGCTCTGGTGCTATTATTTTATCTTTTGTTGTATTTTTGGCCTGTTTTACAACAGGAGCTGCACTTGTTAGTGTTACAGCTGAATATTTCTCAAAAATAAGTATGGGAAGATTTTCTTATAAGAAGATTGTTGTTATTACATCTTTATTTGCAATTGTTGTTACTAATTTTGGTTTAGAAACTATTATAAATTTTGCTGCTCCAATTTTATTTTTGGTATATCCTGCTGCTATTGTTATAATTTTGCTAGCTTTTTTTGATAAATATATAAAAAATCAAAATATATATAAATTTGCTAGTTTTGGAACTATTCTTTACTCAGTTTTAGAGCTTTTATCAAATAGTTATTTTAAACTTCAGTTTATAGATAATATTCCTTTTTCAAAAGAGGGATTAGGTTGGATTTTACCAGCAATTATTTTTGCTTTTATAGGGTTTTTAATTAGAGATAAAAAGGGTTGTTCTAAAGAATAG
- a CDS encoding tRNA (cytidine(34)-2'-O)-methyltransferase yields the protein MFNIVLHEPRMPGNVGTIGRTAVALNCKLHLIKPYGFGDITEKEVRRAGLDYWKDLELFEYENIDEFWAKNPFSNRHFFATTKTNKAYFDAKFEVGDYIYFGREDAGLPEYILNKNKECCITIPMVKIARSLNLSNSVSIICYEALRQNFNFFK from the coding sequence GTGTTTAATATAGTACTTCATGAACCAAGAATGCCTGGAAATGTGGGAACAATAGGAAGAACGGCAGTTGCACTCAACTGTAAATTACACTTAATAAAACCTTATGGTTTTGGAGATATTACAGAAAAAGAGGTTCGTAGGGCTGGACTTGATTATTGGAAAGATTTAGAGCTTTTTGAGTATGAGAACATAGATGAATTTTGGGCAAAAAATCCATTTTCTAATAGACATTTTTTTGCTACAACAAAGACAAACAAAGCCTATTTCGATGCAAAATTTGAAGTAGGAGATTATATCTATTTTGGAAGAGAAGATGCAGGACTTCCTGAGTATATTTTAAATAAAAACAAAGAGTGTTGTATCACAATCCCAATGGTAAAAATAGCGAGAAGTTTAAATCTTTCAAATAGTGTTTCAATCATTTGTTATGAAGCACTAAGACAAAATTTTAACTTTTTTAAGTAG
- a CDS encoding c-type cytochrome: MRVLVLSIFIFLNSFAEESLNSSDINNSFITKYEYGKMLYNNPRGIGCNNCHGDDARGKKLVEFKHTQNQEEYFCSLIAPDIKYIEYDVFSKKVNLKKNDNLKFGKEQVCDKLIYKANVMPTYFMVEEEIEAIYHYIQNMK, from the coding sequence ATGAGAGTTTTAGTTTTATCTATATTTATATTTTTAAACTCTTTTGCGGAAGAAAGTTTAAATAGTTCTGATATTAATAACTCTTTTATTACAAAATATGAGTATGGAAAAATGTTATATAATAATCCAAGGGGAATAGGGTGTAACAACTGTCATGGAGATGATGCAAGAGGCAAAAAACTTGTTGAGTTTAAACATACTCAAAATCAAGAGGAGTATTTTTGCTCTTTAATTGCTCCTGATATAAAATATATTGAGTATGATGTTTTTTCAAAAAAAGTTAATTTGAAAAAAAATGACAATCTTAAATTTGGGAAAGAGCAGGTTTGTGATAAATTAATCTACAAAGCAAATGTTATGCCTACATATTTTATGGTTGAAGAAGAGATTGAAGCAATTTATCACTATATTCAAAATATGAAGTAA